The following proteins come from a genomic window of Pseudomonas cichorii:
- a CDS encoding DUF808 domain-containing protein yields the protein MAAGSLLTLLDDIATLLDDVALATKKTAGVLGDDLALNAQQVTGVSADRELPVVWAVAKGSLLNKAILVPAALLISAFAPWAILPLLMIGGAYLCFEGAEKIAHKWLHADAGQEHEERKQAAGNASTDMVAFEKERIKGAIRTDFILSAEIIVLALGVVSSRPFLDQVGVLVIVAVLITVGVYGLVAGIVKLDDLGLHLKKSASSASQSMGNGLLWLAPVLMKALSILGTAAMFMVGGGILVHGLPFAHHWVEGITESAASAVGGFSIVVPTLLDAVAGIIAGAALVVVVTLVGKVWKSARG from the coding sequence GTGGCTGCTGGAAGCTTGCTGACCCTGCTCGATGACATCGCAACCCTGCTCGACGATGTGGCACTGGCCACTAAAAAGACGGCAGGTGTGCTGGGTGATGACCTGGCCCTCAATGCGCAACAGGTCACGGGTGTCTCTGCCGATCGTGAGTTGCCGGTGGTGTGGGCGGTGGCCAAGGGGTCTTTGCTCAACAAGGCGATTCTGGTGCCGGCGGCCTTGTTGATCAGCGCCTTTGCGCCCTGGGCGATTCTGCCTCTGTTGATGATCGGTGGTGCCTACCTGTGTTTTGAGGGGGCCGAGAAGATTGCCCATAAATGGCTGCACGCCGACGCCGGGCAGGAACACGAAGAGCGCAAACAGGCTGCGGGCAATGCTTCCACGGACATGGTTGCGTTCGAGAAGGAGCGTATCAAAGGTGCGATTCGTACCGACTTCATCCTGTCGGCGGAAATCATTGTCCTGGCCCTGGGCGTGGTTTCAAGCAGGCCGTTCCTGGATCAGGTGGGCGTACTGGTGATCGTGGCCGTGCTGATTACCGTCGGCGTCTATGGGCTGGTGGCGGGTATCGTCAAGCTTGATGACCTGGGCCTGCATCTGAAAAAGAGCGCCAGTTCTGCCTCGCAAAGCATGGGCAACGGGTTGCTCTGGCTGGCTCCGGTCTTGATGAAAGCGCTGTCGATCCTCGGCACCGCCGCCATGTTCATGGTCGGCGGTGGCATTCTGGTGCATGGCCTGCCGTTCGCCCATCATTGGGTTGAGGGCATTACCGAAAGCGCGGCTAGCGCTGTCGGCGGTTTCTCCATCGTGGTACCGACTTTGCTGGATGCCGTTGCCGGCATCATTGCCGGTGCAGCACTGGTGGTAGTGGTAACTCTGGTGGGCAAAGTGTGGAAGTCGGCTCGGGGCTGA
- a CDS encoding phosphatase PAP2 family protein, whose amino-acid sequence MKTLKNRFYLMNVGIPLLLAALVFVVFDLTGLDVTLSNLLYDPVTQVFPFQHDRFFENLTHRWPRIIPDWTGELAIIGAVLSFVWPLFKPDKHQRLIAVLERFRIASGLKFLARHRRDFIFVVVAFAITTAMVHYFKSHTSVYCPVETTLYGGIQEKKEWFENFNLLHEAGKGRCWPGGHASSGFTLLALYFVARRYRWRHARKLLGWVLLLGMVYGTTRVLQGWHFMSHTLWSGILVWLTMLLTALFFYGRPALQASLEPGKNLLSPEPTSTLCPPELPLPPVLHRQ is encoded by the coding sequence GTGAAGACTCTAAAAAATCGCTTCTACTTGATGAATGTCGGCATCCCTTTATTGCTGGCGGCTCTGGTCTTTGTCGTCTTCGACCTGACCGGACTGGATGTCACCCTCAGCAACCTGCTTTACGACCCAGTCACCCAGGTATTCCCGTTCCAGCATGATCGTTTTTTTGAAAACCTGACCCATCGCTGGCCGCGGATCATTCCGGACTGGACAGGTGAACTGGCAATCATCGGTGCCGTGCTTTCATTTGTATGGCCACTGTTCAAACCTGATAAACATCAGCGCCTGATTGCAGTGCTGGAGAGGTTTCGTATTGCCTCAGGGCTCAAGTTTCTTGCACGCCACCGCCGTGACTTCATCTTCGTGGTGGTTGCCTTCGCCATCACTACGGCCATGGTTCACTACTTCAAGAGCCACACCAGTGTTTACTGCCCGGTTGAAACAACCCTGTATGGCGGTATTCAGGAAAAGAAGGAATGGTTCGAGAACTTCAACCTGCTGCATGAAGCCGGCAAAGGTCGTTGCTGGCCCGGTGGTCACGCCTCGAGCGGTTTTACTCTGTTGGCGCTGTACTTCGTCGCCCGCCGCTACCGCTGGCGACATGCCCGCAAGTTGCTGGGCTGGGTTCTGCTGCTAGGCATGGTTTATGGCACGACGCGGGTCCTGCAAGGCTGGCATTTCATGTCCCACACCTTGTGGTCGGGCATTCTGGTCTGGCTCACGATGCTGCTGACCGCCCTGTTTTTCTATGGGCGACCAGCACTTCAAGCATCACTTGAGCCGGGCAAGAACCTGCTCAGCCCCGAGCCGACTTCCACACTTTGCCCACCAGAGTTACCACTACCACCAGTGCTGCACCGGCAATGA
- the pmrG gene encoding lipopolysaccharide core heptose(II)-phosphate phosphatase PmrG, giving the protein MNTQSLYNQLAIASHAGYRNLTHYPKALWLLPLMLAAVWLGSYLWTPSGPLDLAQGHNLRKAGILAHWAKGDLVILVRHAERCDHSTNPCLGPPDGITRKGQLVAQELGNSFRALDLSHTDIFNSPLLRTAQTAVFAFKDASIPQDWLGNCRHTMLEDMQQHKVDQRNMVLVTHSECFNQLEKSLKVSARTVPDYGSALFVTVDPEDHSTKVLGFLDAQDWKFVMPQHP; this is encoded by the coding sequence TTGAATACTCAATCGCTCTACAACCAGTTGGCCATTGCCAGTCACGCTGGCTACCGAAACCTTACCCATTACCCCAAAGCGCTGTGGCTACTGCCACTGATGCTGGCGGCTGTCTGGCTGGGTAGCTATCTGTGGACGCCCTCTGGCCCGCTCGACCTCGCACAAGGCCACAACCTGCGCAAGGCGGGCATCCTGGCTCACTGGGCCAAAGGTGATCTGGTCATTCTGGTGCGTCATGCCGAGCGTTGCGATCACTCGACCAATCCCTGCCTTGGCCCACCGGACGGCATTACCCGCAAAGGCCAACTCGTCGCACAGGAACTGGGCAATTCGTTCAGGGCACTTGATCTGAGCCACACGGACATTTTCAACAGCCCTCTGCTGCGCACGGCCCAGACCGCAGTCTTTGCGTTCAAAGACGCGAGCATTCCTCAAGACTGGCTGGGCAACTGTCGCCACACGATGCTGGAAGACATGCAGCAACACAAAGTCGATCAGCGAAACATGGTGCTGGTCACTCACAGCGAGTGTTTCAACCAGTTGGAGAAGTCGTTGAAAGTCTCGGCACGCACCGTGCCCGACTATGGCAGCGCCCTGTTCGTAACCGTTGATCCCGAAGATCACAGCACCAAGGTTCTGGGCTTTCTCGATGCCCAGGACTGGAAGTTCGTCATGCCGCAACATCCATAA
- a CDS encoding outer membrane protein OmpK, whose amino-acid sequence MNRTFSSLLLAGSLLAAGSATAGDLLQWQTNSLTYLNGRDFTVNPEIQQTFTFEHADGWKYGDNFFFVDKIFYNGKKDANSGPNTYYGEFSPRLSMGKIFGQKFELGPISDVLLAATYEFGEGDNESYLIGPGFDLNIPGFDYFQLNFYQRQTEGNRPGDGVWQITPVWSYTIPAGKSDVVIDGFIDWVVDNDKNARGTYHANLHINPQIKYDLGKALNFPEKQLYVGIEYDYWSNKYGIKDTSSFDTDQNTASLLVKVFF is encoded by the coding sequence ATGAACCGTACTTTTTCCAGCCTGTTACTGGCCGGTAGTCTGCTGGCCGCAGGCTCGGCCACGGCCGGCGATCTGTTGCAATGGCAGACCAACAGCCTGACCTACCTCAACGGTCGGGACTTCACGGTCAACCCGGAAATACAACAGACCTTTACCTTCGAACATGCGGATGGCTGGAAATACGGCGACAACTTCTTCTTCGTCGACAAGATTTTCTACAACGGCAAGAAAGACGCGAACAGCGGCCCGAACACTTACTACGGTGAGTTCTCGCCACGCCTGTCGATGGGCAAGATCTTCGGCCAGAAGTTTGAACTGGGCCCGATTTCGGACGTGCTGCTGGCGGCTACCTATGAGTTCGGCGAAGGCGATAACGAGTCTTACCTGATCGGTCCGGGCTTTGACCTGAACATCCCGGGCTTCGATTACTTCCAGTTGAACTTCTACCAGCGCCAGACCGAAGGCAATCGCCCGGGTGACGGCGTATGGCAGATCACGCCGGTATGGTCCTACACCATTCCAGCGGGCAAGTCCGATGTGGTCATCGACGGCTTCATCGACTGGGTCGTGGATAACGACAAGAACGCCCGTGGCACCTACCACGCCAACCTGCACATCAACCCACAGATCAAATACGACCTGGGCAAGGCGTTGAACTTCCCGGAGAAACAGCTCTACGTCGGTATCGAATACGACTACTGGAGCAACAAGTACGGCATCAAGGACACTTCATCCTTCGATACCGACCAGAACACCGCCAGCCTGCTGGTCAAAGTGTTCTTCTGA
- a CDS encoding urate hydroxylase PuuD gives MLAHLMEWLNLGVRWIHMIVGVAWIGASFYFVWLENNLNRSNPRDGLSGDLWAIHGGGIYHLEKYKLAPPTMPENLHWFKWEAYSTWLSGVALLCVVFYANPTLYLLAPGSSLSPAAGVHIGLGSLFVGWFVYSFLCDSALGKRPALLGVILFVLLVAAAFALSQVFSGRGAYLHVGAIMGTIMVGNVFRIIMPAQRALVAAIAENRTPDPALPAKGLLRSRHNNYFTLPVLFIMISNHFPSTYGSQYNWLILAVIALLAVLVRHYFNTRHDSHRFFWTLPFAALGMICLAYVTGPAQPQKAHDAAAKIEYQPLPGTAVGGYRADEKRPEPVAVPAPAEPPKVAGIGFARVHEVIQQRCTVCHSANPTSNLFSAAPAGVMFDTPEQIQQLAPRIKAQAITTPIMPLGNITQMTQEERDLVGAWIDQGASVR, from the coding sequence GTGCTGGCACATCTGATGGAATGGCTGAATCTGGGCGTGCGCTGGATTCACATGATTGTGGGCGTGGCGTGGATCGGCGCCTCTTTCTACTTTGTCTGGCTGGAAAACAACCTCAATCGCTCAAACCCGCGTGACGGTTTGTCGGGTGACTTGTGGGCCATCCACGGTGGTGGCATCTATCACCTGGAAAAGTACAAGCTCGCGCCGCCGACCATGCCCGAGAACCTGCACTGGTTCAAATGGGAAGCCTATTCGACCTGGCTGTCCGGGGTCGCTCTGCTGTGTGTGGTGTTCTACGCCAACCCGACACTTTATCTGCTGGCTCCGGGCAGTAGCCTTTCGCCTGCCGCTGGCGTGCATATCGGCCTTGGCTCCTTGTTTGTCGGCTGGTTCGTGTACAGCTTTCTGTGCGACTCGGCACTGGGCAAACGCCCTGCGCTGCTGGGTGTGATCCTGTTCGTGCTGCTGGTCGCGGCGGCCTTCGCCTTGAGCCAGGTGTTCAGCGGGCGTGGAGCGTATCTGCATGTGGGCGCCATCATGGGCACCATCATGGTCGGCAACGTGTTCCGTATCATCATGCCGGCGCAGCGCGCCCTGGTGGCGGCCATCGCCGAGAACCGTACGCCGGACCCGGCTCTGCCCGCCAAAGGCCTGCTGCGTTCACGGCACAACAACTACTTCACCCTGCCGGTGCTGTTCATCATGATCAGCAACCACTTTCCCAGCACGTATGGCAGCCAGTACAACTGGCTGATCCTGGCGGTGATTGCCTTGCTGGCGGTGCTGGTACGCCATTACTTCAATACCCGACATGACAGCCACAGATTCTTCTGGACCTTGCCGTTCGCGGCGCTGGGCATGATTTGTCTGGCCTACGTCACCGGCCCTGCGCAACCGCAAAAGGCTCATGATGCGGCGGCAAAAATCGAGTATCAGCCGCTTCCCGGCACAGCCGTGGGCGGTTACAGAGCCGACGAAAAACGCCCCGAACCGGTTGCCGTGCCCGCGCCGGCAGAACCCCCCAAGGTTGCCGGAATAGGGTTCGCCAGAGTCCATGAGGTCATCCAGCAACGTTGCACCGTTTGCCATTCGGCCAACCCCACCAGCAACCTGTTCAGCGCCGCGCCTGCGGGCGTGATGTTCGATACGCCAGAACAGATCCAGCAACTGGCCCCGCGCATCAAGGCCCAGGCCATCACCACACCGATCATGCCTTTGGGCAACATCACCCAGATGACCCAGGAGGAACGGGATCTTGTGGGCGCATGGATCGATCAAGGGGCCAGTGTTCGTTGA
- a CDS encoding ureidoglycolate lyase — protein sequence MRKLIIEPLTKEAFAPFGDVIETDGSAHFMINNGSTQRFHRLAEVETASPDDKAIISIFRAEALEMPLTIAMLERHPLGSQAFIPLLGNPFLIVVAPLGDVPDPELTRAFVSNGRQGVNYHRGVWHHPVLTIEKRDDFLVVDRSGTGNNCDEHFFEESQLMVLDPNQ from the coding sequence ATGCGCAAACTGATTATCGAGCCGTTGACCAAAGAAGCCTTTGCCCCGTTCGGTGATGTGATCGAAACCGATGGCAGCGCTCACTTCATGATCAACAACGGCTCGACCCAGCGCTTTCATCGTCTGGCCGAGGTCGAAACCGCCTCGCCTGACGACAAGGCAATCATCAGCATCTTTCGCGCCGAGGCACTGGAGATGCCGTTGACCATTGCCATGCTGGAGCGTCACCCGCTGGGCAGCCAGGCTTTCATACCGCTGCTCGGCAACCCTTTTCTGATCGTGGTCGCGCCACTTGGCGATGTACCTGATCCAGAGCTGACCCGCGCCTTCGTGTCCAACGGCAGGCAGGGTGTAAATTACCATCGCGGCGTCTGGCACCATCCGGTGCTGACGATCGAAAAGCGGGATGACTTCCTGGTGGTTGATCGCAGTGGAACCGGCAATAACTGCGATGAGCATTTTTTTGAAGAGAGCCAGTTGATGGTGCTCGATCCAAACCAATAG
- the alc gene encoding allantoicase produces the protein MKVYAAPFEKFVNLADARLGTKVLSVTDDWFADANRLFQPTPAVWKEGVFDDNGKWMDGWESRRKRFEGYDSAVIRLGVAGTIKGVDIDTSFFTGNFPPSASLEACFLASGDPDENTQWVEVLPSVELQGNSHHYHEISNDQAFSHLRFNIYPDGGVARLRVHGIPFRDWSEVSDSEQIDLVAALNGGRAIACSDEHYGSMSNILNPGRGVNMGDGWETARRRTPGNDWVIVALGHPGEVERVIVDTLHFKGNYPDSCSIQGAFVKGGTDSQIETQSLFWRELLPSQKLSMHAEHDFAEQIKAIGPITHIRLNVFPDGGVSRLRVLGKITK, from the coding sequence ATGAAAGTTTACGCCGCACCGTTCGAGAAGTTCGTCAATCTGGCCGACGCACGCCTGGGGACCAAAGTCCTGTCCGTCACCGATGACTGGTTCGCCGATGCCAACCGCCTGTTCCAGCCGACCCCTGCGGTCTGGAAAGAAGGCGTGTTCGATGACAACGGCAAATGGATGGACGGCTGGGAATCGCGGCGCAAACGCTTTGAAGGTTACGACAGCGCGGTGATCCGCCTGGGCGTGGCAGGCACCATCAAGGGTGTGGATATCGACACCTCGTTCTTTACCGGCAACTTCCCGCCTTCCGCCTCGCTGGAAGCCTGCTTCCTGGCATCGGGCGACCCTGATGAAAACACTCAATGGGTTGAAGTGCTGCCGTCGGTAGAGCTGCAAGGCAATAGCCATCACTACCATGAAATCAGCAACGATCAGGCGTTCAGTCACCTGCGTTTCAATATCTACCCCGATGGCGGCGTGGCACGTCTGCGTGTGCACGGCATCCCCTTCCGTGACTGGTCCGAAGTCAGCGATAGCGAGCAGATCGATCTGGTCGCAGCGCTTAATGGCGGTCGCGCCATTGCCTGCTCCGACGAGCACTACGGCAGCATGAGCAACATTCTGAACCCTGGTCGCGGTGTGAACATGGGCGACGGCTGGGAAACCGCCCGCCGCCGCACGCCGGGCAATGACTGGGTCATCGTCGCGCTGGGGCATCCGGGCGAAGTGGAAAGAGTCATCGTCGATACACTGCACTTCAAAGGCAACTACCCGGACAGTTGCTCGATCCAGGGCGCCTTCGTCAAAGGCGGCACCGACAGCCAGATCGAAACCCAAAGCCTGTTCTGGCGCGAACTGCTGCCCAGCCAGAAACTGAGCATGCACGCCGAACATGACTTCGCCGAGCAGATCAAGGCTATCGGCCCGATCACCCATATCCGTCTGAATGTATTTCCCGATGGCGGCGTGAGTCGCTTGCGAGTATTGGGCAAAATAACCAAATAA
- the uraD gene encoding 2-oxo-4-hydroxy-4-carboxy-5-ureidoimidazoline decarboxylase has translation MSHFQTLTPSSLSREAFIAAFADIYEHSPWVAEKAYDLGMNPELDQVENLHARMSEILLNADHERQLALINAHPDLAGKAAIQGELTEASTSEQACAGIHQCTAEEFQRFTELNHAYKARFGFPFIMAVKGSDRHKILAAFEQRIHHSAEAEFACALAEINKIALFRLLTL, from the coding sequence ATGAGCCACTTCCAGACACTGACGCCTTCGTCCCTGAGCCGTGAAGCGTTCATTGCGGCCTTTGCCGATATCTACGAACACTCGCCCTGGGTCGCTGAAAAGGCCTATGACCTGGGCATGAACCCTGAACTGGATCAGGTCGAAAACCTGCATGCGCGCATGAGCGAAATCCTGCTCAACGCCGATCATGAGCGGCAACTGGCGCTGATCAACGCTCACCCGGATCTGGCAGGCAAAGCCGCCATCCAGGGTGAACTGACCGAAGCCAGCACCAGCGAACAGGCCTGTGCCGGCATTCATCAATGCACAGCCGAGGAGTTCCAGCGCTTCACAGAGTTGAATCACGCCTACAAGGCCAGGTTCGGCTTCCCGTTCATCATGGCGGTCAAGGGAAGCGACCGACACAAGATCCTGGCGGCCTTCGAGCAGCGTATCCATCACTCGGCAGAAGCCGAGTTCGCCTGCGCGCTGGCCGAGATCAACAAGATTGCCCTGTTTCGCTTGCTGACCCTGTAG
- the puuE gene encoding allantoinase PuuE: MSADYPRDLIGYGSNPPHPHWPGNARIALSFVLNYEEGGERNILHGDKESEAFLSEMVAAQPLQGQRNMSMESLYEYGSRAGVWRILKLFRQFDIPLTIFAVAMAAQRHPDVIRAMVADGHEICSHGYRWIDYQNMDEAQEREHMLQAIRILTEITGERPLGWYTGRTGPNTRRLVMEEGGFLYDCDTYDDDLPYWEPNNPTDKPHLVIPYTLDTNDMRFTQVQGFNNGEQFFQYLKDAFDVLYEEGADAPKMLSIGLHCRLIGRPARLAALKRFIEYAKRHEQVWFTRRVDIARHWHTQHPFKAAQ; the protein is encoded by the coding sequence GTGAGCGCTGACTATCCACGGGACCTGATCGGTTACGGCAGCAATCCACCCCATCCGCATTGGCCGGGCAATGCACGCATCGCCCTGTCTTTCGTGCTCAATTACGAGGAAGGCGGCGAGCGTAACATTCTGCATGGCGACAAGGAGTCCGAAGCCTTCCTGTCCGAGATGGTCGCGGCGCAACCGCTGCAAGGCCAACGCAACATGAGTATGGAGTCGCTGTACGAATACGGCAGCCGTGCCGGTGTGTGGCGCATCCTCAAGCTGTTCAGGCAATTCGATATCCCGCTGACCATCTTTGCCGTGGCCATGGCTGCCCAGCGCCACCCGGATGTGATCCGCGCCATGGTCGCGGACGGCCATGAAATCTGCAGCCACGGCTATCGCTGGATCGACTACCAGAATATGGATGAGGCTCAGGAGCGCGAGCATATGCTCCAGGCCATTCGCATCCTCACAGAAATCACCGGCGAGCGCCCGTTGGGCTGGTACACCGGTCGCACCGGCCCTAACACTCGGCGCTTGGTGATGGAAGAAGGCGGCTTTCTCTACGACTGCGACACCTACGACGACGACCTGCCCTATTGGGAACCGAACAACCCGACAGACAAGCCGCATCTGGTGATTCCCTACACGCTGGACACCAATGACATGCGCTTCACTCAGGTGCAGGGTTTCAACAATGGCGAGCAGTTTTTCCAGTACCTCAAGGATGCCTTCGATGTGCTTTACGAGGAAGGTGCAGACGCACCGAAAATGCTCTCCATCGGCCTGCATTGCCGCCTGATCGGGCGTCCTGCCCGCCTCGCAGCACTCAAGCGCTTCATTGAATACGCCAAACGCCACGAACAGGTCTGGTTTACCCGCCGTGTCGATATCGCTCGCCACTGGCACACTCAACATCCTTTCAAGGCCGCGCAATGA
- the uraH gene encoding hydroxyisourate hydrolase, translating into MGRLTTHVLDAAHGCPGNGIHIELYRVEGERLERVTTAVTNSDGRCDAPLLQGDEYRSGVYQLQFQAGDYYRARGVTLPEPAFLDVVVLRFGIDAGQEHYHVPLLVSPYSYSTYRGS; encoded by the coding sequence ATGGGACGCTTGACCACGCATGTGCTGGACGCCGCGCACGGTTGCCCCGGCAATGGCATCCATATCGAACTGTACCGGGTCGAAGGCGAGCGCCTGGAGCGCGTGACCACGGCGGTGACCAACAGCGACGGCCGTTGCGATGCGCCGCTGCTGCAGGGGGACGAATACCGCTCGGGTGTCTACCAGTTGCAGTTTCAAGCCGGCGACTACTACCGTGCACGGGGCGTGACATTGCCTGAGCCGGCCTTTCTCGATGTGGTGGTGCTGCGCTTCGGGATTGATGCAGGTCAGGAGCATTATCACGTGCCGCTGCTGGTTTCGCCTTACAGCTACTCGACCTATCGTGGCAGTTGA
- a CDS encoding GntR family transcriptional regulator, producing MNEQSLPLKKQPRAAKSARNATQDDIVYAHIFEAILEQRLAPGTKLSEEALGEIFGVSRTIIRRALSRLAHEGVVLLRPNRGAVVASPSVEEARQVFFARRMVEKAITELAVEHATAEQLAELRQMVSDERDSFARGDRGAGIRLSGEFHLQLAVAARNAPLISFQRSLVSQTSLIIAQYENGNRTHCSYDEHTQLIDAIEARDAALAVELMMHHMDHIDSKLNLDEDGASDDLHAVFSHLMVKKKVGKAQ from the coding sequence ATGAACGAACAGTCCCTGCCCTTGAAGAAACAGCCACGCGCGGCCAAATCAGCCCGTAATGCAACCCAGGACGATATTGTCTATGCGCATATCTTCGAGGCGATCCTTGAGCAGCGTCTGGCGCCGGGCACCAAGCTGAGCGAAGAGGCACTGGGCGAAATCTTTGGCGTGAGTCGCACCATCATTCGTCGCGCCCTGTCGCGGCTGGCCCATGAAGGTGTCGTGCTGCTGCGACCCAATCGCGGTGCAGTGGTTGCCAGCCCGAGTGTTGAGGAAGCGCGTCAAGTGTTCTTTGCTCGCCGCATGGTGGAAAAGGCCATTACCGAACTGGCGGTCGAACACGCGACCGCCGAGCAACTGGCCGAGTTACGGCAGATGGTCAGCGACGAGCGCGACAGCTTTGCCAGAGGGGACCGTGGCGCCGGGATTCGCCTGTCTGGCGAGTTCCATCTGCAACTGGCAGTTGCCGCCAGGAACGCCCCGCTGATCAGCTTTCAGCGCAGCCTGGTGTCGCAGACCTCATTGATCATCGCCCAATACGAAAACGGCAACCGCACCCATTGCTCCTACGATGAACACACCCAGTTGATCGACGCCATCGAAGCCCGGGATGCCGCGTTGGCCGTGGAACTGATGATGCATCACATGGACCACATCGACAGCAAGCTCAACCTCGACGAAGACGGCGCGTCCGATGACCTGCATGCGGTGTTTTCGCACCTGATGGTCAAGAAGAAGGTGGGCAAGGCTCAATGA
- the guaD gene encoding guanine deaminase: protein MTSVSRRKKAYRASIVHSIADPAHVAVEASFEYFVDGLLLVENGKITALGHATDLLDSLGSDVELIEYQDALITPGFIDTHIHLPQTGMIGSYGEQLLDWLDTYTFPCESQFADPTHAAEVADIFLKELLRNGTTTALVFGSVHKESVDALFSAAQKLDLRLIAGKVMMDRNAPDYLVDTAESSYADSKALIERWHGQGRLSYAVTPRFAPTSTPEQLTLAGKLLSEYPGLYMQTHISENLQEIEWVKALFPERQNYLDVYDHFKLLGERSVFAHGVHLCDEQCARLAETGSAIAFCPTSNLFLGSGLFNLPKAEKHGINVGLGTDVGGGTSFSILQTLNEAYKVMQMQGARLSPFKSLYLATLGGARALRLDDRIGSLKPGNEADFVVLDYNATPLLAYRLKQAKDIAEILFVLMTLGDDRTVRQTWSAGQLVHERDG from the coding sequence ATGACTTCCGTTTCCCGCCGCAAGAAAGCCTACCGCGCCAGTATCGTGCACAGCATTGCCGACCCCGCCCACGTGGCGGTCGAGGCGTCCTTTGAATATTTCGTCGACGGCCTGCTACTGGTAGAAAACGGCAAGATCACTGCGCTGGGTCATGCCACCGACCTGCTGGATAGCCTGGGCAGCGATGTCGAGTTGATCGAATATCAGGACGCGCTGATTACCCCCGGCTTTATCGACACCCACATTCACTTGCCACAGACCGGCATGATCGGCTCGTATGGCGAGCAGTTGCTGGACTGGCTCGACACATACACCTTCCCCTGCGAAAGCCAGTTCGCCGACCCGACCCATGCCGCGGAAGTGGCCGATATCTTCCTCAAGGAACTGCTGCGCAACGGCACCACCACGGCGCTGGTGTTCGGCAGTGTGCACAAGGAATCGGTAGACGCTCTGTTCAGCGCAGCTCAAAAGCTGGACCTGCGCCTGATCGCCGGCAAGGTGATGATGGACCGCAATGCCCCGGACTATCTGGTGGACACCGCCGAATCCAGCTATGCGGACAGCAAGGCACTGATCGAGCGCTGGCATGGCCAGGGCCGCCTGAGCTACGCCGTCACCCCGCGCTTTGCGCCCACCAGCACGCCGGAGCAACTGACCCTGGCAGGCAAGCTGCTGAGCGAGTATCCCGGCCTGTATATGCAGACGCATATCAGCGAAAACCTGCAGGAAATCGAATGGGTCAAGGCCCTGTTTCCGGAGCGCCAAAACTATCTGGACGTGTACGACCACTTCAAGCTGCTGGGCGAGCGCTCGGTGTTCGCCCATGGCGTGCACCTGTGCGACGAACAGTGTGCGCGGCTGGCAGAAACCGGATCGGCTATTGCCTTCTGCCCGACCTCCAACCTGTTTCTGGGCAGCGGCCTATTCAATCTGCCGAAGGCTGAAAAGCACGGTATCAATGTCGGGCTGGGCACCGATGTAGGCGGCGGTACCAGCTTCTCGATCCTGCAAACCCTGAACGAAGCCTACAAGGTCATGCAAATGCAGGGCGCGAGGCTCAGCCCGTTCAAATCACTGTATCTGGCCACATTGGGTGGCGCACGGGCGTTGCGGCTGGATGACCGGATCGGCAGCCTGAAACCCGGCAACGAAGCGGATTTTGTGGTGCTGGATTACAACGCTACGCCGCTGCTGGCCTATCGGCTGAAACAGGCCAAGGACATTGCAGAGATTCTGTTCGTGCTGATGACGCTGGGGGATGACCGCACGGTGCGACAGACGTGGTCAGCCGGGCAATTGGTGCATGAGCGCGATGGTTGA